A single Campylobacter hyointestinalis subsp. hyointestinalis DNA region contains:
- a CDS encoding ABC transporter permease, translated as MSFKRIFALALKESLQALRDPSTALIALLLPLILLFLMGYAVSLDAKNIPFGLVSFSGSKDAKEITSKFSASNFFDTKMSYDKNELIKDLETGKISGFLVIDDDKSGLKFQIITDGSEPNSANLIKQYASSIISSKNTIDSRFWFNEKLSSRYFLIPGSIAVIMTLIGTLLTSLIVAKEWERGTMELLMTTPLSNLEIILGKLIPYFVLAMLSVLICFFVAYFWYEIPFRGSIFILFLLSFIYLFPALCIGLLISTLAKNQFVAAQVSILVGFLPAFLLSGFIFEINNMPNLLQYVAKVVPATYFVSSLGNIFLVGDSYEIFIKDALCMLLIGSVLFAFVILKSKRRLD; from the coding sequence ATGAGCTTTAAAAGGATTTTTGCTCTGGCATTAAAAGAGAGTTTACAAGCTCTTCGTGATCCTAGCACGGCTCTTATCGCTCTACTTTTACCGCTTATTTTGCTATTTTTAATGGGTTACGCCGTATCTTTAGACGCAAAAAATATACCTTTTGGCTTGGTGAGTTTTAGTGGTTCTAAAGATGCAAAAGAGATAACGTCTAAATTTAGCGCTTCAAATTTTTTTGATACTAAAATGAGCTATGATAAAAATGAGCTAATAAAAGATCTAGAAACAGGCAAGATAAGTGGATTTTTGGTTATAGACGATGATAAAAGTGGCTTGAAATTCCAAATTATCACTGATGGAAGCGAACCAAATAGTGCAAATTTGATAAAACAATATGCAAGCAGTATTATATCATCAAAAAATACTATAGACAGCAGGTTTTGGTTTAATGAAAAGCTATCAAGTAGATATTTTTTGATACCTGGATCCATAGCTGTGATTATGACATTAATAGGTACGCTTCTTACTTCTCTTATAGTTGCTAAAGAGTGGGAGAGAGGGACTATGGAGCTACTTATGACCACTCCTTTATCGAATTTAGAAATAATTTTAGGTAAGCTCATACCGTATTTTGTTTTGGCGATGCTTTCTGTGCTTATATGCTTTTTTGTGGCATATTTTTGGTATGAAATCCCTTTTCGTGGCAGTATTTTTATACTTTTTCTACTAAGTTTTATCTATCTTTTTCCGGCACTTTGTATAGGACTGCTTATATCTACTTTGGCTAAAAATCAGTTTGTAGCAGCTCAAGTCTCCATACTCGTAGGATTTCTACCTGCGTTTTTGTTATCTGGATTTATATTTGAGATAAATAATATGCCAAATTTGTTGCAATATGTCGCAAAAGTAGTTCCGGCGACTTATTTTGTAAGCTCTTTGGGAAATATATTTTTAGTTGGAGATAGCTATGAGATATTTATCAAAGATGCTTTATGTATGCTTTTGATAGGATCTGTGCTGTTTGCATTTGTGATTTTGAAGTCTAAAAGGAGGCTGGATTGA
- a CDS encoding ABC transporter permease: MRLLALIKKEALAIRNDRRSMFVIIVPPLLQILIFAFSVTLEVKNLNLAILNLDGSSYAKEVITKLESAKFIKSITMVKSYEEGKRLITNQKVLAFLVIPKNFSKGENLALVMDGRYSNSAQIANGYIEQAISGLSIDARNFYNPNLDNFWWIVPNLSCSILMVMSIVLTSLSISREREVGTFDQIIVSPLSSFEILLGKLLPAFLISLALSSVVLFIAYFFFKVPIVGSLWLLYLGTAIFIFCVCSIGLFISVFSNTQQQAILGAFVFLLPSFMLSGFATPIENMPSWLQPVSYFVPLTYHITFVKGVLLKDISFTQSLEYILPMAVFGIVIFMITLIFFRRSILR, encoded by the coding sequence TTGAGACTACTTGCACTCATCAAAAAAGAGGCTTTGGCTATAAGAAATGATAGGCGAAGTATGTTTGTCATCATCGTACCGCCTCTTTTGCAGATACTGATTTTTGCATTTTCTGTTACACTTGAAGTTAAGAATTTAAATTTGGCTATTTTAAATTTAGATGGTTCAAGCTACGCTAAAGAGGTTATCACAAAGCTTGAGAGTGCTAAATTTATAAAAAGCATAACAATGGTAAAAAGCTATGAAGAAGGTAAAAGACTGATCACAAATCAAAAAGTTTTAGCATTTTTAGTGATACCAAAAAACTTTAGTAAGGGTGAAAACTTAGCGCTCGTGATGGATGGGAGGTATTCAAACTCTGCTCAGATAGCAAATGGCTATATTGAGCAAGCTATTTCTGGTTTAAGCATAGATGCGAGAAATTTTTATAACCCAAATTTAGATAATTTTTGGTGGATAGTTCCGAATTTATCGTGTTCTATCCTTATGGTAATGTCTATAGTTTTAACATCTCTTAGTATATCAAGAGAGCGAGAAGTAGGCACTTTTGATCAGATCATAGTTTCGCCTTTGAGCTCATTTGAGATACTTCTTGGGAAACTTTTACCTGCATTTTTGATAAGTTTGGCTTTATCAAGCGTAGTTTTGTTTATAGCGTATTTTTTCTTTAAAGTGCCTATAGTGGGTTCTTTATGGCTTTTGTATCTAGGGACTGCTATTTTTATATTTTGCGTGTGTAGTATCGGGCTTTTTATATCCGTATTTTCAAATACGCAACAACAAGCCATACTAGGAGCTTTTGTATTTTTACTTCCTTCGTTTATGCTTTCTGGGTTTGCTACACCGATAGAAAATATGCCTTCATGGCTTCAGCCAGTTAGTTACTTCGTACCGCTAACTTATCACATAACTTTTGTGAAAGGCGTACTTTTAAAAGATATAAGTTTTACGCAGTCTTTAGAGTATATCTTGCCTATGGCTGTTTTTGGTATAGTTATTTTTATGATAACTTTGATATTTTTTAGAAGAAGCATTCTAAGATAG
- the perR gene encoding peroxide-responsive transcriptional repressor PerR: MDFIEMLKQANLKATPQRLCVLKLLDKHTHPTIEELYSEIKKDYPSISLATVYKNLNTLIDEKLVIEVNTPNQKAKYDIYEVPHIHVVCSNCGSVTDVSCDDAKMTEYQEHLEKKIGNFIDRLSIVATTSGCKKCR, encoded by the coding sequence ATGGATTTTATCGAAATGCTTAAGCAAGCAAATTTAAAAGCTACTCCGCAAAGGTTGTGTGTTTTGAAACTTCTTGATAAACACACCCATCCAACTATAGAAGAACTATACTCTGAGATAAAAAAGGATTATCCTTCTATATCTTTAGCTACGGTTTATAAAAATTTAAATACTTTGATTGACGAAAAATTAGTCATAGAAGTAAATACGCCTAACCAAAAAGCAAAATACGACATATACGAAGTACCGCATATTCACGTAGTTTGCTCAAATTGCGGCTCGGTAACCGATGTAAGTTGCGATGATGCTAAAATGACAGAATATCAAGAGCACCTAGAGAAAAAAATAGGCAACTTTATAGACAGACTAAGCATCGTAGCTACGACATCAGGCTGCAAAAAATGTAGATAA
- the dxs gene encoding 1-deoxy-D-xylulose-5-phosphate synthase gives MDIKSKSIDELSNLCKDIRSKILKTVSLNGGHLSSNMGVVELSVAMHYVFDPKNDPFIFDVSHQSYTHKLLTDRWDDFDTLRQFGGISGYTKPSESKFDYFVAGHSSTSISIAVGACKAIKLKGEKRLPVALIGDGAMSAGMAYEALNELGDRKYPCVIILNDNEMSISKPIGALSKYLSQMMAGQFYQKFKSRVNQFLSYVPDSAAYMAKRLEEGIRLITPGMFFEELGLEYIGPVDGHDLKALISTLNTAKTMNKPVIVHVQTIKGKGYEPAEGKFEKWHGVSPFDPQSGECTKKSSTKNATSIFSDLLLSLAKKHENVVGITAAMPSGTGLDKLIKAYPERFWDVAIAEQHGVTSMAAMAKEGFKPYIAIYSTFMQRAYDQVIHDVAIMNLPVVICMDRAGIVGEDGETHQGVFDISFLNTIPNLTLIAPRDAATFSKIMDFSYSFNAPLAIRYPRGSFMLGNEFEAKEIKFAKAQILQQGDSDVAFIGYGNAVGKALKVAKNLDFKGTIIDLVFAKPLDEEILLDLAKTTKRWYIFSDSAKKGGIGEILAGFLQEKLLPNISIKSFEYEDKFIKHGNHALIEDSLGISVEKISEFILKDKKYYLL, from the coding sequence ATGGACATAAAATCAAAAAGCATAGATGAACTCTCAAATTTATGCAAAGATATCAGAAGCAAAATACTCAAAACAGTAAGTTTAAACGGAGGTCATCTTAGCTCAAATATGGGTGTGGTAGAGCTGAGCGTGGCTATGCACTATGTTTTTGATCCAAAAAACGATCCATTTATATTTGACGTAAGTCACCAAAGCTATACTCACAAGCTCTTAACAGACAGATGGGACGATTTTGATACTCTTAGACAATTTGGCGGCATAAGTGGATATACAAAACCAAGCGAGAGCAAATTTGACTACTTTGTAGCAGGACATAGCTCTACTTCTATAAGTATCGCAGTGGGTGCTTGTAAAGCCATAAAACTAAAAGGCGAAAAAAGACTTCCAGTAGCCTTAATAGGAGATGGGGCGATGAGTGCTGGTATGGCGTATGAAGCTCTCAACGAGCTTGGGGATAGAAAGTATCCTTGCGTCATTATACTAAACGATAACGAAATGAGCATATCTAAACCTATCGGAGCTCTTAGCAAGTATCTATCTCAAATGATGGCAGGACAGTTTTATCAAAAATTTAAATCCCGCGTAAATCAGTTCTTAAGCTACGTTCCAGACTCAGCAGCATATATGGCAAAACGCCTAGAAGAAGGTATAAGGCTCATAACACCGGGTATGTTTTTTGAAGAGCTGGGGCTTGAGTATATAGGACCAGTTGATGGGCACGACTTAAAAGCGCTCATTTCTACTTTAAATACTGCAAAAACAATGAATAAACCAGTCATAGTTCACGTCCAGACCATAAAAGGCAAGGGATATGAGCCAGCTGAGGGTAAATTTGAAAAATGGCACGGAGTAAGCCCGTTTGATCCACAAAGCGGAGAATGTACAAAAAAAAGTAGTACAAAAAATGCAACTTCTATATTTAGCGATCTGCTTTTAAGCTTAGCTAAAAAACACGAAAATGTTGTGGGAATTACTGCTGCTATGCCAAGCGGAACCGGACTTGATAAACTTATAAAAGCCTATCCGGAGCGTTTTTGGGACGTGGCTATAGCCGAGCAACACGGAGTTACATCTATGGCGGCTATGGCAAAAGAAGGCTTTAAACCATATATTGCTATTTATTCAACTTTTATGCAAAGGGCTTATGATCAAGTTATTCACGATGTGGCAATTATGAACTTGCCAGTCGTCATCTGTATGGACAGAGCAGGTATAGTAGGAGAAGACGGCGAAACTCATCAAGGAGTATTTGACATAAGCTTTTTAAATACAATACCAAATTTAACGCTAATAGCACCTAGAGACGCCGCAACTTTCTCAAAAATTATGGATTTTTCATACTCTTTTAACGCACCTTTAGCCATCAGATATCCAAGAGGAAGCTTTATGCTAGGCAATGAGTTTGAAGCAAAAGAGATAAAATTCGCAAAAGCTCAGATCCTTCAGCAAGGAGATAGTGACGTGGCGTTCATAGGATATGGAAATGCAGTCGGAAAAGCTCTAAAAGTTGCTAAGAATTTAGATTTTAAAGGAACGATCATAGATCTAGTGTTTGCAAAACCACTTGATGAAGAGATACTTTTGGATCTTGCCAAAACAACTAAGCGTTGGTATATTTTTAGCGATAGCGCAAAAAAAGGTGGGATTGGCGAGATATTAGCTGGATTTTTACAAGAAAAATTATTACCTAATATCAGTATAAAAAGTTTTGAATACGAAGATAAATTTATAAAGCATGGAAATCACGCTCTTATCGAGGATAGCTTAGGTATAAGCGTAGAAAAAATTTCTGAATTCATTTTAAAAGATAAAAAATATTATTTATTATAA
- the fliH gene encoding flagellar assembly protein FliH, translating into MILSNVINQEENKEHIVEQYRFKVISSFSHSGTEQQTEQPIKEDQPELTAETTKDDAPKAVNSSEDTKLEPSFIEELLKRTEELSENIVKLQLQIENQEKEFKERLETEVNRAKEDALKEGESLAKAKFDAELSEIETKYTNSIKKLDEEKDKLEKLYQKSEKEIASTAIDIAKEVILKEIKDSSATIASNIAKNLIGELENASQIEIKTNPGDYELVKENIKLSSNLKVSADDAINRGGVIILSDIGNIDGSVAERFEKIKKILSE; encoded by the coding sequence ATGATACTAAGCAACGTCATAAATCAAGAAGAAAATAAAGAACATATCGTAGAACAGTATAGATTTAAGGTAATAAGTTCATTTTCGCACTCTGGGACAGAGCAGCAAACAGAGCAACCTATAAAAGAAGATCAGCCTGAGCTTACAGCAGAAACAACAAAAGATGACGCTCCAAAAGCTGTAAATTCATCAGAAGATACGAAGCTAGAGCCGAGTTTTATAGAAGAACTTCTAAAACGAACTGAAGAGCTTAGCGAAAATATAGTAAAACTTCAACTACAGATAGAAAATCAAGAAAAAGAATTTAAAGAAAGGCTTGAAACTGAAGTAAATAGAGCAAAAGAAGATGCATTAAAAGAAGGAGAGAGTTTAGCTAAAGCCAAATTTGACGCCGAACTTAGTGAAATTGAGACAAAATATACAAACTCTATCAAAAAGCTTGATGAAGAAAAAGATAAATTAGAAAAACTATACCAAAAAAGCGAAAAAGAGATAGCAAGCACAGCCATAGATATAGCAAAAGAAGTGATATTAAAAGAGATAAAAGATAGCTCGGCAACCATAGCATCAAATATAGCAAAAAATTTGATTGGGGAGCTAGAAAATGCTTCGCAAATAGAAATAAAAACAAACCCAGGAGACTATGAGCTTGTCAAAGAAAATATCAAGTTATCTAGCAACCTAAAAGTATCTGCTGATGATGCCATAAACAGAGGTGGTGTTATCATATTGAGCGATATAGGAAATATAGACGGAAGCGTTGCTGAGAGATTTGAAAAAATCAAAAAAATACTAAGCGAGTAG
- the fliG gene encoding flagellar motor switch protein FliG, with protein sequence MTKLDEQQKMIYDDLSMPEKVAILLIQLGEDATTLIFSHMDIDVITEISRYIASAKTIDKTVAAAVLEEFYALMQSNQYMKSGGIEYAKEILFRTFGPEIAQKIMDKLQKSMETTKSFGYLSQVRPQQLADFIMKEHPQTIALIVAHMDATSAAETLVYFPDELRSEVIIRMANLGDISPSVVKRVSTVLESKLESLTSYKVEVGGPRAVAEVLNRLGQKASKSTIGIIEQTDATLATTIKEMMFTFEDINTLDNNAIREILKVVDKKDLMIGLKGSGEELKQKFLSNMSQRASEAFVEEMQFLGAVRVKDVEEAQRRVVEMVQKLSEEGIFQVGESDEMIE encoded by the coding sequence ATGACAAAGCTGGACGAACAACAAAAGATGATCTATGATGACCTTAGTATGCCAGAAAAGGTCGCAATACTCCTGATCCAACTTGGTGAAGACGCTACAACGCTTATATTTTCTCATATGGATATCGACGTTATCACCGAAATATCAAGATATATAGCAAGTGCTAAAACTATAGATAAAACAGTCGCCGCAGCTGTTTTAGAAGAGTTTTACGCCCTTATGCAATCAAATCAGTATATGAAAAGTGGCGGTATCGAATACGCAAAAGAAATTTTATTTCGTACTTTTGGTCCTGAGATCGCACAAAAAATCATGGATAAACTTCAAAAATCCATGGAAACAACTAAGTCTTTTGGCTACTTAAGTCAAGTCAGACCTCAGCAACTAGCTGATTTTATCATGAAAGAACACCCTCAAACCATAGCTCTTATAGTAGCACATATGGACGCTACGAGCGCAGCTGAAACGCTTGTATATTTTCCTGATGAGCTTAGAAGCGAAGTGATAATCCGTATGGCAAATTTAGGCGATATAAGCCCGTCTGTAGTAAAAAGAGTTTCAACTGTACTTGAGAGCAAACTTGAAAGTCTTACTAGCTACAAAGTCGAAGTCGGAGGCCCAAGAGCCGTTGCCGAAGTACTTAACCGTCTTGGTCAAAAAGCTAGTAAATCTACTATCGGCATCATCGAACAAACAGACGCTACTCTTGCAACAACTATAAAAGAGATGATGTTTACGTTTGAAGATATCAACACGCTTGATAACAACGCTATACGCGAGATACTAAAAGTAGTAGATAAAAAAGATCTAATGATAGGACTAAAAGGTAGTGGCGAAGAGCTAAAGCAAAAATTCCTATCAAATATGAGCCAACGCGCAAGCGAAGCATTTGTAGAAGAGATGCAGTTCTTAGGTGCGGTTCGTGTAAAAGATGTCGAAGAAGCTCAAAGAAGAGTCGTAGAAATGGTACAAAAACTCTCCGAAGAAGGAATATTCCAAGTCGGTGAAAGCGATGAGATGATAGAATGA
- the fliF gene encoding flagellar basal-body MS-ring/collar protein FliF gives MDFKTLFHQVGQLYQNLTIKQKIVAASSIVVVVGFLVFLSLYKSSTSGGEQYDGYSVLFRNLNPADSAQIIDQLEKDGVSYKLANEGTILVPTKSVYKERIAVASLGIPKEGKNGFEIFDKQDFGATDNEQRVKFQRAIQGELARTIESLEPIQRATVYIAFPKDSVFTERQVPPTASVVVKIKDGEKLNRKQIDGIKRIVAGSVSNLKLEDVKIVTSDGVAVGEDEIALENELVAAQIKYKREFESSYEQKIIDMIGKFIGGRDKVTAKVSIEFDFSTKDSHSEIYDPNSVIRSEQNIEEKREGRQEKEVGGVPGAVSNIGPVQGLEDNKPNELYSKNVANTNYEISKKIIKVKDQYATIKRVTAAVVVDGKYENTKDENGAFTDTLAYVPLSTEELDKLKSLVEQTIGYDKNRGDEVTVSNFEFKLSPKSQSSKVDSFVNTYLSPLLPLFKYLIALIILFVFYKKVITPFLEKMLKDVKEDEFIPQKEDTKVEEETEDVLEKFKAARKKVEEQLGIGEEFNEDELKYEVLLEKMKLIVSDRSEEIANLLQGMIKNDSDFSSRKEF, from the coding sequence ATGGATTTTAAAACGCTATTTCATCAAGTCGGTCAGCTATATCAAAATCTAACGATAAAACAGAAGATAGTCGCAGCTAGTAGCATAGTTGTCGTAGTTGGGTTTTTGGTATTTTTAAGCCTGTATAAAAGTAGCACAAGCGGGGGCGAACAGTACGACGGATATAGTGTTTTATTTAGAAATTTAAATCCAGCAGACTCAGCGCAGATCATCGACCAGCTAGAAAAAGACGGAGTAAGCTACAAGCTTGCAAATGAAGGAACGATACTAGTTCCTACAAAAAGCGTCTATAAAGAAAGGATCGCCGTTGCGAGTCTTGGCATTCCAAAAGAAGGCAAAAACGGTTTTGAGATATTTGATAAACAAGATTTTGGAGCTACTGATAACGAACAAAGAGTTAAATTCCAAAGAGCCATACAAGGTGAGCTTGCTAGAACTATCGAGAGCCTTGAGCCGATACAAAGAGCTACTGTATATATAGCGTTTCCAAAAGACAGCGTATTTACCGAACGTCAAGTCCCACCTACTGCTTCAGTTGTAGTCAAGATAAAAGATGGTGAAAAACTAAATAGAAAACAGATAGATGGTATAAAAAGAATAGTCGCCGGCTCTGTATCAAATTTAAAACTAGAAGACGTAAAAATAGTAACTAGCGATGGCGTAGCAGTAGGAGAAGACGAAATAGCCCTAGAAAACGAGCTAGTAGCTGCTCAGATAAAATACAAAAGAGAATTTGAAAGCTCCTATGAGCAAAAGATCATAGATATGATAGGTAAATTTATAGGAGGGCGCGACAAAGTCACGGCAAAAGTCAGCATCGAGTTTGACTTTTCTACCAAAGATAGCCATAGTGAAATTTACGATCCAAACTCAGTCATTAGAAGTGAACAAAATATAGAAGAAAAAAGAGAAGGCAGACAAGAAAAAGAGGTAGGTGGAGTCCCAGGCGCAGTTAGCAACATAGGACCGGTACAAGGGCTAGAAGACAACAAACCAAACGAGCTATACTCTAAAAACGTAGCAAATACAAACTACGAAATATCAAAAAAAATTATAAAAGTAAAAGATCAATACGCAACCATAAAAAGAGTAACTGCAGCAGTAGTAGTCGATGGCAAATATGAAAACACAAAAGACGAAAATGGCGCATTTACCGATACCTTAGCGTACGTTCCATTAAGCACGGAAGAGCTAGATAAGCTTAAATCTTTAGTTGAGCAGACCATAGGGTACGATAAAAACAGAGGAGATGAAGTCACTGTTAGTAATTTCGAGTTTAAGCTATCACCAAAAAGTCAAAGCTCAAAAGTAGACTCGTTTGTAAATACTTATTTAAGTCCTTTATTGCCATTATTTAAATATCTCATAGCATTAATAATACTCTTTGTATTTTACAAAAAAGTCATAACTCCGTTCTTAGAAAAAATGCTAAAAGACGTCAAAGAAGACGAGTTTATACCTCAAAAAGAAGATACGAAAGTCGAGGAAGAAACAGAAGACGTTTTAGAGAAATTTAAAGCAGCAAGAAAAAAAGTTGAAGAACAGCTCGGTATCGGCGAGGAATTCAACGAAGATGAACTAAAATACGAAGTATTATTAGAAAAAATGAAACTTATCGTATCAGATAGAAGTGAAGAGATAGCAAATTTACTTCAAGGTATGATAAAAAACGACTCTGACTTTAGTTCTCGCAAGGAGTTTTGA
- the hisC gene encoding histidinol-phosphate transaminase has protein sequence MKFNTHLQNLPIYEAGKPIELVTREFGIDPKDVIKLASNENPLGTSKKVISIIKEKASNASLYPDDSFYELKDALANLYEVSSKNIIIGSGSDQIIEFALHAKANEKSAILTAGITFAMYEIYAKHVGAKIYKTKSKEHNLKELKELYLAHKDEISIIFLCLPNNPLGECPDAKEVMDFISIVSEDTLVVTDCAYMEFAKFKDSKKAINPKELISKFKNTLYLGTFSKAYGLGGMRVGYGIANTEIITALHKLRAPFNITTLSLAAALQALNDQKFIEKTLKNNLEEMKVYEKFAKKNGIEFIPSYTNFITFVFDKKQNASQIADNLLKKGIILRNLKSYGLNAIRITIGKKKQNKRVLAELKKEI, from the coding sequence ATGAAGTTCAACACACATTTGCAAAATTTACCTATTTATGAAGCCGGAAAACCTATAGAGCTAGTCACTAGGGAGTTTGGCATAGATCCAAAAGACGTTATCAAGCTAGCTAGCAACGAAAATCCACTAGGAACCAGCAAAAAAGTAATCTCTATCATAAAAGAAAAAGCCAGTAACGCTAGTTTGTATCCAGATGATAGTTTTTATGAGCTAAAAGATGCTCTAGCAAACTTATATGAAGTAAGCTCAAAGAACATTATCATCGGTAGTGGAAGCGACCAGATCATAGAGTTTGCACTACATGCAAAAGCGAACGAGAAAAGCGCGATTTTAACAGCAGGTATAACTTTTGCTATGTATGAGATCTATGCCAAACACGTCGGCGCAAAAATTTATAAAACAAAAAGTAAAGAGCATAATCTAAAGGAGCTAAAAGAACTCTATCTTGCTCATAAAGATGAGATTAGCATTATATTTCTATGTTTGCCGAACAACCCTTTAGGCGAATGTCCCGATGCAAAAGAAGTGATGGATTTTATAAGCATCGTTAGCGAAGATACGTTAGTGGTGACTGATTGTGCTTATATGGAATTTGCTAAATTTAAAGATAGCAAAAAAGCTATAAATCCAAAAGAGCTTATAAGCAAATTTAAAAATACACTATATTTAGGTACGTTTTCAAAAGCTTATGGTCTTGGTGGAATGAGAGTTGGATATGGTATAGCAAATACAGAGATAATCACCGCTCTTCACAAACTAAGAGCCCCTTTTAACATCACTACTTTAAGTCTAGCAGCAGCATTGCAAGCTTTAAATGATCAAAAATTTATAGAAAAAACTCTTAAAAATAACCTTGAAGAGATGAAAGTATATGAAAAATTTGCAAAGAAAAATGGTATAGAATTTATCCCTAGTTATACAAATTTTATCACTTTTGTGTTTGATAAAAAGCAAAATGCGTCACAAATAGCAGATAATCTTCTTAAAAAAGGTATTATATTAAGAAATTTAAAAAGTTACGGACTAAATGCCATTAGAATCACGATAGGCAAAAAGAAGCAAAATAAACGAGTTTTGGCTGAGTTAAAGAAGGAAATTTAA
- the pheA gene encoding prephenate dehydratase yields MLSIDDLRVKIDLVDNQILTLLNERMDYVKKIGELKQNSKTSIYRPERERAILSRLENQKYNRLSKEAIEAIYLEIFAVSRNLEMPQKVAFLGPIGTYTHQAAESRFGAMSNYTPLATIEAVFKELNNGEAKYGVVPIENNTEGAVGITLDCLGKYEKVKIVAEIYMDIHHSFVSINENLKDIKRIYSHPQGYNQCRKFLEDHNLSEIAFIPTKSTAEAALKASKDSESAAICSKIAANISNVPIMFDTIEDNLANRTRFFVLSDFKNQRSEHNKTSILAKTDHRPGGLIELLSMFRNEGINLTKLESRPVKQKDFKTVFYIDFEGHIDDENVQRVIELAGKNNHEIHWLGSYINQEG; encoded by the coding sequence ATGCTTAGCATTGATGATTTAAGAGTTAAAATAGACTTGGTAGATAACCAAATTTTAACTCTACTAAACGAGAGAATGGACTATGTCAAAAAAATCGGCGAATTAAAACAAAACTCGAAGACCTCGATATACCGCCCTGAGCGTGAGCGTGCCATACTTTCGCGTTTAGAAAACCAAAAATATAACCGTTTGAGCAAAGAAGCCATAGAAGCGATTTATTTAGAAATTTTTGCAGTTAGCAGAAACCTTGAAATGCCTCAAAAAGTAGCATTTTTAGGGCCTATTGGCACATACACGCATCAAGCAGCCGAAAGTAGATTTGGCGCTATGAGCAACTACACACCACTAGCCACTATAGAAGCAGTTTTCAAAGAGCTAAATAACGGCGAAGCAAAATACGGCGTAGTGCCTATAGAAAACAACACCGAAGGAGCCGTAGGTATAACGCTTGATTGCCTTGGAAAATATGAAAAAGTAAAAATCGTAGCTGAAATTTATATGGATATTCACCATAGTTTTGTTAGCATAAATGAAAATCTAAAAGATATAAAAAGAATTTACTCACATCCTCAAGGATACAATCAATGCAGAAAATTCCTAGAAGATCATAACCTAAGTGAGATAGCATTTATCCCGACCAAATCTACAGCCGAAGCAGCTCTAAAAGCGTCAAAGGATAGCGAGTCTGCTGCTATCTGCTCGAAAATAGCAGCAAATATAAGCAACGTTCCTATAATGTTTGACACCATAGAAGACAACCTTGCAAACCGTACTAGATTTTTTGTCTTAAGCGATTTTAAAAACCAAAGAAGCGAACACAACAAAACTAGCATTTTAGCAAAAACAGACCATAGACCAGGCGGACTTATCGAGCTGCTTTCTATGTTTAGAAACGAAGGCATAAACTTGACGAAATTAGAAAGTCGTCCGGTGAAACAAAAAGACTTCAAAACGGTATTTTATATAGATTTTGAAGGACATATAGATGATGAAAACGTGCAAAGAGTTATAGAGCTAGCCGGTAAAAACAACCATGAAATTCATTGGCTAGGTAGTTACATCAATCAAGAAGGATAA